ATCGCAACGCATGTATCCCCCACAACGCTGACAAAgtagaattattattattattattattttttgaataaatggtAGAAAGGGAAGAGAACTAACTTGTGTAGAATCAAAAATACACCACACAAGATGAAAGTACCGGTGACGAGAATCCAACCAAGGATCACCAACCTATATCCATTGTTAATCACAAGAGCTtatcaacattaaaaaaaaagaaccaacGGTGAAACAGAACATAAGAATGTGGGTACACTTACGTATACACAAGGCACTGCAGTCCAAAGATAGAGAGTACTGCATGTAATAACAATGACAATAATCAGAACGTTATCAACAACAATCCCTACACAtagccagacgacttacaaaaTCCGATAAATGCAAGGAAAAGCATCACAGCAGCGATGAGGATGAGAGCAAGTCTCCTGCAACAAAATAGAGACAAATTATAAGCAAAATAGAAAAAAGGGTGAAAAATAGATAACAATATGGTGGTAGTGGATTTTTTACATGTTGTTCAAGACACTTTGAATCTTGTCTTGGTTCTCCATTGTTTTGACAGAGAGAGTAGTTGCAGAGGAGTTGATTTTTCGCTGTATATCGTTGATTTTCGTTAAAACATCCCCAGGAAGAACCAAGGATTGCACATCCACCTTCTCCGCTGCGTTGAGATAATCTGACACGTTCCTGAGGTTTTCCGACGTGAAATTCGCTTGTCTCACCACATAGTCCAAAGTATCCGTCGTGCTGGCGTGAAACTTGCCTTGGCCCGTGTAAAGGAAAACACATCCCACACTGGAGATATcaaaacacaatatatcaaGAAACAAGAGGCAGTAaaagaaagggagagagagtGTGTATGGAAATTTACATTGCTGCGATTGTGAAGGATATGAGGAGGATAAGAGAGAGAGCATAAGCAATCCGGGAATAGCCGTAAGGTTGACGGGCACAGCAGCAGTAGCAAAAGCAAATGAGAGACAAGGATAGCCCAAAGAAGACAAACCAGACTCCTGCTATAACTGCAAAAGGCAGCGCCGTATAAGCAACAGACTGCACCAAAAGCAAAAGAATGAGAAAGAATGATTAGAGCATGTCACAAGTATCCTCCAAAACTATAAATGCTAGTTAAATGTTTCCATTGATTAATTCATTataatcataattaataatcaaaattttaattaaaattagggAATCTAAGAACCAAGTCGGAAGCAGAAATCTGCTTATAAGCAAGCATGTCACAATTATCCTTAAGACTCGCTTTAAAGATAAAAACTTTTGATTGGTTACATAAATCATTCATCCATATTAACAGAAAACTAATTCAGTAAATACTAATCCAATTTTTCAATTGATGAAAGCATAATTACGTATTAAGAGAACCAGACTCCACTTAGCCAGAGGTTTTGATGGTAAAGATTTGAATTGGATGGACCACATAAATAAAGACACTCACAAACACATAATGGGAATTGCTTATGTTCCAGCCACCAGTGTAAAGCTTGAAATTTTCAGTAGGATCTTTTCTTTTGGTTCTCTTTGCAGCCAAAACCAAAGATGAGTTTTCTCCACTTTCCTCTGCCATAAACCTTCCTTCTACACTTGTTCTACCCCATTCCTCTTCTTCTGGAACAATCCAAttcaaatctcttttttttagagatttaatcgataattaatcaaaaatttcaagaaaCCGACGATTATTGTCCTTACCAGCAATCGATATTCCTGCGGCGACAAGAAGAAGTGAAGAAAGAATACAAATAAGTAAAAACACTCTGTTAGATCTGGAACACAACATAAcgctgtttttgtttttgtttttgttgttgttgttgttgttttattcTCTCGGTTCagtgtttttatgtttttatcgaATGGGGATAGAGAAACAATTGCAGACGTATTAAGAACACGATTGCTTGATTGATTTTGAGATGCCGCTTGGCGCGGTTCTCTTGTCTTCCTCGAATCACacttcctttatttttttttaattatttcccCATTTCCAAAGTAGTTTTTTTCATGTGCATTCCCACAGTTTTTAATCCTTTTCAAAAGATGCTCCGCTCATTTCCTTTTGTATTTAATCAGTTTCTTAATGTAGCGTGTACTTATTCTACAGATATTTAAGTTTAGTTCTAATTTTCTCTTCGAACCTTTCCGTTTACATTTCCGTAACTGTTTAGCGTTAATTTGCTGTGCGAATGGAGAAGTCACACTTGGCGACTTTCACTCTCAGAAAATGAAACTTTTTGTCGATTTTTAGGAAAGATAATTGTCCGTGGcacaaaagaaaaggaaagataATTGTCCCATAATTTCTTTCGCCACGTATTCTTGACGGCATTCGGAATGTTAGTAGTTTGGTAAAACGAGCGTAACTTACCTAAAATACGACAATATGTGTTCAATTTATATGGTGTTacaaaaaattacttttaatataaaactagtttaagatgaatgttatataaaaatattttatatatattattatttatttgtgttcatttatatatatttttattatcatttatatttatttgtattattatttatttatataattacattagagtaagcacataaatcaaaataatatattttatttatttacaatatttttttggtaaataaatcaaaacaatcatttttatggtatataactaaatttcaatgatatggacatagatatatagtatattttagtataaatatttattattgagaattcatactcatatgataaacacaaaatttttaatgtgcgattttttaatgcaaatttcaaaattaaaatactaaggtttcaatactttttcaatagaaatttagaaattatcatatttaagtatttttttctatgttatatagtttacttttaaactatatttaatatataatgtaaatttCTAGTAAATAAGGCTttatattcatacgatttatgattatttgtatctttttattaccaaaaaagttcaaccattgatcacaaaatttagtgtgagacatttaacgtttttagtaatttatagtcatttaaaaaattcaaaatatagcatataatttttttttattatatggttaatgtgattgcttaatatattttaataatataaaatttaacaaaaaaaagctaagatacaaaaattattatcaaatatttattattcataattattaattgtcatatatactttaatcaTATTAGACAATTTCGTAGCTTTTTATTTAAGTAAAGtgcgagaatattcttttgtgcactatttatcaatttaatagttagtttaataaaaattataatataagttaagatgaaccaacctatttctttaagaattttgaatTTCATCCTCAATGTGACACGTGGataaaaaacaatattgtaatgtttttcaattaatactAGGAGTtaatccgcgctacgcgcggagctattttgatttttaaatgttaactaTATTGCTATTCATTTGGACGTTGTAttctgaacaacaacaaaattctaaattgtatgtttgtgtgaatagttatttcttttgaaaaaaaaacagaaaactatacattttcatATAGATGTTTCAtatagttttccattttttatattatatatttacttattaattaatttttcttaatttgtagggcaattctttcaaatagtcgtttttcagtttttgtcacaaaatagtcaTCAATAaagaaatgaccaaaatagtccattttattttaaatttttttatatttcatttttatttttaaaattctgaaatCATATCCacaaaactccaccccttaactctaaactctaagtctaacTTATTTAACCTTATagcataaatgtatttttactctttaaaaatgtttaattcagataaatgtttaatttagtttttctattttttatattttatatttacttactgtttatcttctcttattttgtatagttatttattctaaatttcttgctTTATATCAAtcataatattacgatatatacttaatataatattttatttcttatatactatatttacttcttatttatttttcttatattttatatttactcattataatatataacatttctatatgattaatattactaacaataatattaaaatattacatatattaaattataaatctattataatattagaataaaaataaaatatcataataatattacttattatttatttttatactaatatttttatgtctttttttttacatcaatcaTCTACAGACTCAtgctgactctgtaaaccaaaccggtaaCTCTGTCcatatgaacgacgaaagacggttgtttcctagcactgtGTGCTAAACTATCCGCCTTTTGATTTTCCGTATGAGGTACATGAACGATCTCTGAGTTTAGAAAGCTTCTTTTCAGCAGCTTAATGTCTTCCTGATAATTGTCAAAcactggccattcttctggttccgaaacaaTCTTTACCAATTGAGAACAGTCTGTCGCAAATGTGACATGAAATTGCCGTAAattcctcatgcattccattgcccatattaGCGCTTCTACCTCCGAATGAAGAGGTGAAAGACTTGCCCGAACATTCTGTGCCCCTAGCAATCCATCAAAACCCGCTAAAGTGATGTACCAACCTTGTCCTGAGAATTGTTCTTTATCTTTCCATGAGCAATCTATGAAACACCATTTTCCTGGTATTGTTGGTACAATTCTTTCATGTACTTGATTTGCAACCCTCTGATTATTTGCTACATGTGTCTCCGTCCAAAGTGTTGATTCTAATTCTGCTAGTTTAAGCGTATCTCTTGGATCAACATCCAAATTGCTAAAAACTTTGTTGTTTTGACCTTTacaataattacattttaagatagatgtttaatatttaatgtactttttccatattttaaaaattgtgcatttacttattattgtatatataattcatatatttatatatttataatatttaattattatttatttttctatatattgattatttctctttcttatactttatatttagttaatatctatattttatattttaagatagatgtttaaatcttaatgtttttttctttttttaatgtaaaacagcAATGTTTAATTGAAGAAACTTGgataaatagtcaaatagttatatttacgtttttttctttttttataaaatggtaatgttacattatggagataagccgtttttttttagtgaaaaatagtaatcttacatatgtttaatgtagtttttccatttttttatgttgtatgtttacatattattgttatttttaaatgtaaaatggtaatcttacatatgtttaatgtagtatttccattttttatgttgtatgtttacatattatttattatttctgaaattatatataatgtttttttttacaaaattgtaatgttacattatggagataagctgtcttttttttagtgaaaaatgttAATCTTACAATATGCTTAATgttgtttttccattttttatgttgtatatttacatattatttttttaaaataaaactgtaaaatggtaatcttacatatgtttaatgtagtatttccatttttttgttgtatgtttacgtatatttattattttcgaaattatatataatattttttttttattataaaactgtaatgttacattatgtagataagccgtctttttttaagtgaaaaatagtaattttacatatgtttaatgtactttttccattttttatgcggtatatttacatattatttataattttcgaaaattaataatattaaaatgtaaaactatattttatgccacgtgtcatctttcgggagaagtttttttttgccgATGTGGACGTTCTATGGAGCAttaaaaggtcccttttattagtaaagtttaatatagatgtttaaatcttaatgttttttttccttttttaatgtaaaacaccaatgtttaatagaagaaacttggacaaatagtcaaattgttatatttatgtttttttctttttttgtaaaatggtaatgttacattatggagataaactttttttttagtgaaaaatgataatcttacaaatgtttaatgtagtttttccatttttttatgttgtatatttacatattattgttatttttaaatgtaaaatggtaatcttacatatgtttaatgtagtatttccattttttatgttgtatgtttacatattatttattattttcgaaattatatataatgttttttcttacaaaatagtaatgttactttatggagataagccgtcttttttagtgaaaaatggtaatcttacatatgtttaatgttgcttttccattttttatgttgtatgtttacatattattatttttaaataaaaatgtaaaatggtaatcttacatatgtttaatgcagtatttccattttttatgttgtatgtttacgtatatttattattttcgaaattatatataatattttgttttttttattataaaacggtaatgttacattatgtaGATAAactgtcttttttttaagtgaaaaatagtaattttacatatgcTTAATGtagtttaaattattatattatataattgtgtatttacttattattatatatataattcatatattatatatttacattatttacttattatttatttttctgtatatgtattttcatttcttgtactttttatttacttaatatctctattttacattttaagatagatgtttaaatcttaatgtacatttttcgttttctttaaattgtatatttccatttgttatactttctatttacgtaatatctttattttaagatatatttttaaattttaatgtaattttccatttttaaattatgtatttacttatatcatatatttacttattatttatttttctttatattgtgtatttctatttcttatactttctatttactaattattttatattttaaaatagatgtttaaatactaatgtactttttccatatttttaaattgtgtatttcctttttttatactttctatttgcttgatatttatattttacattttaagatagatgtttaaatattaatatatttttttcattgtttttaagttatgtatttctttttcttatactttctatttacttaatatctatattttacattttaagatagatttttaatatttaatgtactctttccatattttaaaaattgtgcatttacttattattgtaaatataattcatatatttatatatttataatatttacttattatttatttttctacatATTGAGTATTtatctttcttatactttatatttagttaatatctatattttatattttaagatagatgtttaaatcttaatgtttttttccatttttaatgtaaaacgacaatgtttaatagaagagattggacaaatagtcaaatagttatatttatgtttttttttcgttttttataaaatggtaatgttacattatggagataagccattttttttagtgaaaaaaagtaatcttacatatgtttaatgtagttttttcattttttttatgttatatgtttacaaattattgttatttttaaatgtaaaatgataatcttacatatgtttaatgtaatatttctattttctatgttgtatgtttacatattatttattattttcgaaattatatataatatttttttttacaaaatagtaatgttacattatggagataagccgtctttttttagtgaaaaatagtaatcttacatatgtttaatgtagtttttctattttttatgttgtatgtttacatattattttttaaaaataaaaatataaaatgttaatcttacatatgtttaatgtagtatttccattttttatgttgtatgtttacatatatttattattttcgaaattatatataatattttttgtttttttttataaaacggtaatgttacattatggagataaaccgtcttttttttaagtgaaaaatggtaattttacatatgtttaatgtaattttttcattttttatgttgtatgtttacatattatttataattttcgaaaattagtaatattaaaatgtaaaactatattttatgccacgtgtcatctttcgggagaattttttttcgctgatgtggacgctctatggagcctcaaaaggtcccttttattagtaaggataTCATtgttattttcgaaattatatataatgttttttgttttttttttataaaacggtaatgttacattatggagataagccgtcttttttttaagtaaaatatggtaattttacatatgtttaatgtagtttttctattttttatgcggtatgtttacatattatttaaaaattagtaatattaaaatgtaaaactaaattttatgccaataaaatgtaaaactaaattttatgccacgtgtcatctttcgagagaagtttttttgctgatgtggacgctctatggagcctcaaaatgtctcttttattagtatagatgtttatcttttcttattttgtacatttgtttattctaaatttcttgcttttatatcactgataatattacgatatatatctaatgtaatatttttatttcttatatactatatttacttattatttattttttcttatattttatagttatttattgtaatattacgataaatatttaatataatatttctatttcttatattgtgtatttagttattatttattctactatacatttttcatatatatgtttaatttagttatttatttattaattgtatatttacttataatttattttctttatattgtatatttacttattagtttaatgcaatgtttctgtttatttatttatttattatttattttttcttatattgcaaatttacttattatttattttctattttttaaataataatgacaCGTGTCATATTTCGGGAGAATtgttttcgctgatgtggacgctctacggagcctcaaaaggtcctttttattagtaaggattttatattttaaaatagatttttaaatactaatgtactttttccatatttttaaattgtgtatttccttttcttatactttctatttgcgtgacatttatattttacattttaagatagatgtttaaatattaatatatttttttcattgtttttaagtcatgtatttctttttcttatactttctatttacttaatatctatattttgcactttaagatagatttttaatatttaatgtactctttccatattttaaaaatt
The window above is part of the Brassica napus cultivar Da-Ae chromosome C3, Da-Ae, whole genome shotgun sequence genome. Proteins encoded here:
- the LOC106389412 gene encoding uncharacterized protein LOC106389412; translated protein: MLCSRSNRVFLLICILSSLLLVAAGISIAEEEEWGRTSVEGRFMAEESGENSSLVLAAKRTKRKDPTENFKLYTGGWNISNSHYVFSVAYTALPFAVIAGVWFVFFGLSLSLICFCYCCCARQPYGYSRIAYALSLILLISFTIAAIVGCVFLYTGQGKFHASTTDTLDYVVRQANFTSENLRNVSDYLNAAEKVDVQSLVLPGDVLTKINDIQRKINSSATTLSVKTMENQDKIQSVLNNMRLALILIAAVMLFLAFIGFLLSIFGLQCLVYTLVILGWILVTGTFILCGVFLILHNVVGDTCVAMDQWVQHPTAHTALDDILPCVDNATARETLTQSKLVTYQLVNLLDSAINTMTNRNFPPQARPFYYNQSGPLMPLLCNPFNADLSDHQCQPGEVHLSNATEVWKNYTCQIITVGTCSTQGRMTPKLYTQMAAAVNVSYGLYKYGPFLADLRGCNFVRSTFTDIERDHCPGLKRYTQWIYVGLMLVSTAVMLSLVFWVIYSRERRHRVYTKDYNATHSEAPRDKGPE